The DNA segment GTCACGCAATTTTAATCAATAAACACTGTACTTTGAAAATTCTCAGACACACAATAAGATCTGTAAGGCCCATAATTGGTCCATTGTGGTGTGGGCAGCAGTTAATGCTGTTGTGCTTTCTCATAGAGTCAGATTTTGTCGGCTCAGCGTTACTCCGAGAGAGCACCAACAGCTCAATCGGGGATGATGATAAACTCTACTTCTTCTTCACGGAGAGGAACATAGAACCGACAGCTTACTCCAGCCAGACCAAAGTGGCCAGGGTGGCCCGTGTGTGTAAGGTAAAGTTTGAGATATATTTTGAAGAGGAAcagatttgtatttttcaaatCTGATATTCAAATTTGCATTAACAAGACATTTTCACTCCTACGGACAATTCAAATAAGCTAAAATTATGACAGTGGCAGCCTGACCTCATGTCACCACACATTCCTGGAGTTTCTATGGTTTGCCACTGTTGCCGGGCAGATAGAGCCCCACTACCCAAACTATCTCTCTCATTCGCTTTCCTTCTCCCACACATGCTCTCCCACCTGCATTACTCTCATCTCATTTAGTGTCTTCATTTTGATCGGATAAACCACCCAGCATTTTCCCCTCACCGTTATATCTTCATTTATTTCACACCTGCTTTCACTCTGCAGCTAAGACTTAACGGATCTGTGAAGCAGGTCAGGTCCCTTACTGTTTGACGTACTGAGTTAGGAGGGAAAGAAGCTCCAGTCCAAAGTAGGCCACActgcatgcacactcacacacacacacacacctatatggccgatcacacacatgtacacatccaTGCTTATagactactgttcagaagtttgtggttgtatttttaatgtttttgaaagaagcctcttatgtttACCAAGACTGAATGGTGAAAATCACAGTAAAATTGTGAtttgctatttttaaatgtattatcaaatgtaatttattccagtaattgcaaatctgaattttcagcagccattactccagtgtcttcagtgtcacatggaaaCATTAACGGTATTATTTGAAATAGCTTTACTAATCTTGTAAATGTCTTGACCGTCactgaaaaaaattctaaaggtTTTAGTAAGTAGTTCACAGCCTTTAGGTTCACTAAATAAAATTAGTAGTAGTCGTGATAAACTttgttagcattttaattgtcTCACCCCAATAAACAAAAGTTTTGTTGTAAGTTCaatcaagaaaaaagaaaaaatcttaaaaatcttgCCAACCCTTACTTGCTATACATTAAAAATCTTCTGTTGACTTGTGTTCAGTGGGTGAGAAATTCTTTTAATTAAGCAGGTTCACCAAGGGGAACAGTAATCACCCTTATAGAGATTAGTGcacaaaacaacaataaaagttAATCGAATTACTAATTAAGTACAGCAACAAACTATTAATACTAAGTGTCCCTATAAATCACCATGCTATGacccttaaaaaaatgtatgtcgaaaaaatgtgtttttcacaaATAAAGTCTAAATAGCAATTATATGTAAGCTACTCTGAATATTGCTTTTCAGTGTTTACACATCATAAATCCATTCAAtattaattaagaaaatatttcctGTCAAATTAACAAAGCATGCCTTGCTGTGATAATTGCAATAAAGAGCAGGAGGGAAATGATTATTTTGCCCCAGATGTCTTCCTCAGCCATCATGAGCATACATTATGTAACATTGTACATTAGCTCCGTTTTTTCCTTTGTAATCTGTTTCTCTACATTTCAACTTTGACATTGTTTGTCTATACATACATACTATATATCcctatattttgtatgtatatacagtgtacatttttagaaataaaaagaagGACATTCTATCATTTTCAGTGAAACACATATCTGATACTTAGATCATGTGACAACATTGCTAATAACTTTTGTTATGGAGAAACCGTACAAAAGGCTCTATTTCCTTTACTCTTAAATTTGAGCCGTCCTCCGTTCTGGTCTTTCTTCCCCTCGCCTGCATGTGAACTGACACCACAATTAGCCTGAAGGTCCTCATGTAACTACTAAAGTCAGATGGAGCATGTTTTTGAGCAGAACGCTCTTTGCACATTTAGGACAGCTTTTTGTGCCCACAACTGTGTCATTTCAAGCTGAATGTTTAATTCAGGAGAGTTTCACATTGCAGTGCTTGATGCAAGTGAACTACTCTCAAGGGAATATGTGCATTATGCAAAAAGCCATGGGGTGGTTTGGTAGAAATTCCccagataatatttttttccttctcagtaTACCTCAGATTTGAAAGTTGACAGGGGTGGTGTGATGCAAAGctatataattgtaatttatcatttaaactcAATTATGTCACATCCCATTAGATTGTAAGATGGGGCTATATTGTGttcattatttgttaatatttttacagCTACTTTAGTGTGACTCATGTTCCTGAGGAGTTAGCTTTACAAGAACTGCAGACTATACGCATATTATGTATATCGTGTCATTCCTACTACACTATTGAGTTAATAAATATGAGCcataattttatatgtaatttgctTAGATTTTCGTATCAGTTGCTTTGTTTTCGTTTTCCGTTCACAGGGGGACATTGGAGGGCAGAGGTCTCTTCAGAGGAAGTGGACGTCCTTTCTCAAGGCCAGACTGGTGTGCGCCATTCCTGATTATGAGCTTTATTTCAACGTGCTCCGCAGCGTTTTTGTCGTCGAGGGAAGCAGCGTACACGACAGTGTCTTGTATGGTGTTTTTGGACTCGAGTGGTGAGAAAATTCATTGAGATTGAATTTGTGAACCTGCGAAAGGCTGTGTACCATTCAGAATTGAGTTGTGAAtgccttttaaattccaattcagtTGCTGAATTTGAATAATGGTAACAAACAGGGTGCAGAATTGCAATTTGAACTTGAATGtagtgaaatataatttaaaataaatcaaatagaaATGTAATCTAGGATTGATCTAGGAAGGcaagggatagatagatagatagatagatagatagatagatagatagatagatagatagatagatagatagatagatagatagatagatagatagatagatagatagatagatagatagatagatagatagatagatttaatttaagtttaaggCTGCAGTTAAACAATAGCCTTCAGTTTTAGTGGgttgaaatgttttacagtgaGAGGGGGTGCTGCAGTCTCATTAAATGAGATGTGAACTGAAGTAGCATTAATCCTCTAGCATGTGACCCTGTTATCTTCATTCTCAACATTTTTTATGACTAAAGGATTTTAGCATGAGATCCATCTCTAAATATTCCCATGTGTTTTTCTCGCTATAGCAGGGACACTCACAATAGTACACAGGGCCCTGGGCCAATATTTGAATTGGCAGAAtcgggatagagagagagagagagagagagagagagagagagagagagagagtatgcagAGTCATGCTACATTAAATTGTCTTTTAAATGTCTACAGACTAGTTGGTGACCAAATTCTCCCATCAAACCAGTTTCCGGGTAGTAAACAGGACCGAGCACTGAGTTGGCAAACCCTTTTATCAGCCTGAAGGgagtaataacattttttttttaatgttagagTTATGTCCCTCagctgaaaagaagaaaaatgcaatgggtttgtttttgtgtgcttTATAAGCTCTACTTTTCTCCATAAGGATACAGGTTCAATGAATGTAACATAATTGgaacaaaataaaactgttcctactatcattattataaatgtagtgaaaagaaaatggcatttaaaattcCACCATGTGCTGTGATCAATaaaaattactcacattttctTTCTGACTATAAACGAAAACCTACTTCTCATCATTCTTATGTCATTCTCTTTCTCACTGCCAGGAGAAATGTTAAGATGTCTGCAGTGTGTCACTATTCACTCAAAGATGTCCAGACAGCTTTTGACGGGCCGTACATGGAACTACAGGACACCAAATGGAGGGAATACACTGGGAAAGTTCCAGAACCGAGGCCTGGCTCGGTGAGGTGCACTAAATCAAAGCAGTCCTATAAACTGTTGCCTTCTAGTATCTGTAATGTAGAAGTAGACCAGCTCTTTGGGACTTTTATTGCATTGTTTCTATTTTCACTCTTCTGAAGAATGTTATGTAACAGTGGCCTTGTTTCTCTTCAGTGTATAACCGATCAGCATCGGGCCCTGCTCATAAATTCCTCCCGGGATCTTCCTGACAACGTACTGAATTTCACTCAGAGACATGCTTTAATGTCCAGACAGATCCAGCCTGTGGGAGGACGTCCCGTGTTGCTCCATAGGGGGGCAGACTACACTAAGATCGCTGTAAAACAGGTTGTGGGCTTGGATGGACGTGTCTATGACATGCTCTTCATTGGAACAGGTAAGGGTCCATTTCCTTTATTAGTTAATGATTTGATATTGAGTTTTAAGAGATAATTTTGATTGATTTTGGATTGTGATATGAAGATGGTAAGATTTAATGTTAAGAatttgtctcttatgctcaccaaagctccatttgtttgaacaaaaatacagtaaaaactatttgaactattattaaaataataaaaaaaactattatctatttaaatatattttaaaatgaaatatatttctgtgatccaaaactgatttttttttttatgggagctgtgatcattttttttaagaatactgtgatgaatggaaagttcagaagaaaaccattcatttaaaattgaaaactGTTGTAAacttagtattttttatattttgaaatcttTTATTAGGTTTCATAGCCTTGAAATTTGGTTTTTGTGCTTCTCTCCAGATGAGGGCTGGTTACACAGGGCTGTGAAGATCAGAGACCGTGTTCACATCATCGAGGAGCTTCAGCTTTTTGAGGAGAAACAACCAATAAATAACATGGTGATATCACAAAAACAGGTAGCCCATGATGCACCTAcagtattaaacattaaaaaccagCATTAAATCCAAGTGTATAATACAAATGCTAATGGATCCCAAAGAAATCTtatgctgtatttttgttcaacagaagagCATCTATGTGAGCGCCGCCTCTGGAGTGGTGCAGGTACCCCTGTCATCCTGTGAGCGCTACACCTCCTGTCATGACTGTGTGTTTGCACGAGATCCATTCTGTGGCTGGGATGGTAGAGCGTGTGCTGAAATAGCGGCTTATGCTAACAGGTAAAAGCAGACATctggtgtttttaattttagacatTTACACATACTGTTACCACAGTCCAAAAGTCATTTTTCTGCCAGTGATGGGTGATTTAAGGAAAAGGGATGCACAATGTAATGAAACAATATCGGAaaccattattacattttattggcTGATATTGGATATGATctctgcttattttttatttatttttttcaaatagtatatattttttctattgtagatttaaaaaaaaaaaaaatttattatctttattggATATATTTTATGCTGTGATGTTCTTATTCCAAAATTAACTagcatacatacatattttagttgtagttatgttttttttattttcttacaaagtagtattaataaaatcagtgaaatatgaaaatattttcagaattgTTAATATAGTATATTTAATAAAGTGCATTCCTAAAATgttgtaaatatatttcatatacatatttttaattttagattttttttaacatatagagttagtgctgtcaaatgatcaTTCACGATTAAtctaaaaaactaaaagtttttgtttacataatatatgcgtgtgtactgtgtatatttattatgtatatataaatacacacccatgcatgtatatatttaagacaaattttaagtttatacatttaaaatattaatgtatattattaattatatgaaagtaaatatatacatggaaaattaaaaaatatatactgtatgtgtgtgtatttatatatacgtaataaatatacagagtacacatacataatgtaaacaaaaactaatatattaatattattataaattatatcatatataaatatatttaatatataaacgtaacatatttttcatacatatatacatgtatttgtgggtatttatatatacataataaatatatacaatacatacacatttattatgtaaacaattttttttttattttggatgcgattaatcaccaTAAATCTTTTGATAGCACTATatgtaatatttcttaaatatttattttatattaaacttattttgcataatttttttacaaatatatttgttcTTATGTCAGTGGATGTAGATGAAGTCATTGAGTCACAATTATGAGCCAGTcttaaatagaaatacaaaaatgGGCACTATTGAGAAATTTTCAACTTTAGGTGTCTTAAATCTCCAATAAATAAAAGTATCACCATCAGTGAAAGTCAGACTATTGTTCTTACAATGTGATTCAAACCACATAATGTAAGAATTCCTAATAAAGTTAACAGCCAATTGGTGaataaagtgaattttttttttttttttgctttcactaGTCTCCTGGTGTTAATTTTCAGACACAATGTCCAAAACACATTCACATTATCTTCTGCACGCTTCGATGAATGGCTTTAATAAGTGCATCTCTGTTTCCCTTAGGTCCGGTCTCATCCAGGACGTCCAGATGGGAAGCAGAGGCTGTACTAACATTACAAGTGATGGTGTGTTTGCATGTGAATAACTTCTGAGCAGCCTAGTCAGGTGACTTTCAAACGTAGACTAATAATGTCTTGCATTTTGTCAGGTTTCGTCATGCACCGGACTCGTGCAGTGATGGCAGGAGATGATGTTCTGTTACAGTGTGAGATCCGTTCTAACCTGGCCACCCCTCGCTGGACGCTGAACGGTCGGGAGCTGCTAGGTTACGGCGTAGACTTCGGCTACCGCACTGGCACTGACGGCCTCCTCATCATTGGCGCTCAAAACCAGCAAAGTGGACACTACCGCTGTTACGCAGTAGAGAACGGCGTCTGGATTCCTGTTCGCAGCTATATGGTACAAGTCCAACCCGTTCTGCCCCCTGCATCGCATCTCTCAGGAAGCCCGACGGCTTTACCTGAAAACTTCTTTACCACCACAACTGCGCCAACTCTGAGTCCTTCCAGTGTTCCTGCGGAGCAGCTTCTGTCGCCTCCACCGGCTCTGTTGCCTTCGAGACCGGAGTTACAGACCTACAGACACATGGAGGCCATGTATATCTCTCTGGTGGCTGTTCTCGGCGGGCTTTGCCTGGTTCTTACAGTGGTCCTCCTGTATGTTAGCTTCTGTGGTGCACACAACTCTCCCAGTTCCAGAAAGTACTCCCAGCAAGCACTGTCCATAACCACAGCAACCGAAAGAAAAAGGAGCTCGCACTTTGAGCTCAAAACCATCTCCAGCCACTGCAATGGCAGAGCGGAGGGCCGTAGCAGAGCGTTGTCGATGGACGGAGAGTTTCTGCAGATGATTCCAGCGGACATCCAGACCACACCTAGTAAGGAACCTCCGCCCGCGCCACCACTTCCTATGCCGCCGCCCCTGCCCGAATCAGAGTACGCCAACGGACTGTCAGCCACGCTGCCTAGCGTGCTGAGAAAGATGAACGGGAATAGCTACGTACTCCTGGGGCAGACGGACTCGGAAATGACGTCTCCGCTTTACCACTCTTTCACCGAGGAGCTCAACAGGATTCTAGAAAAGAGGAAACACACACAGTTGGACATCCAACCAGATGAGAGCTCAGTGTAGCATGATCTCGCACAACTGCTATATCGCCCCCTTGTGGTGTGGAGGCTTACATTTTGTACAAGAGCCAAGAGAACTGTGTGTTGTGAAGTTCTTTGTGATCTCGATGTTCAACTTAAACTTGTTTGGTTTGGCGCCATTGAGAATCGTcttgtgaaaatatatttgtgaacaTATTGGTCGACTTTATGTCAGATGTAGCTAAAGACACCTAGACTGTGGACCTCGGAGTGTATAAATCACAAGATGGATTCAATTGAGAACGTCCGAGACTGAATTTggttatgttgttttgttttaaaggagAAGTAAGAGACTTGAGAACACTGTCCAAAGACTTTCTCAGCAAAGCAATGCATATTTGTACATAATTAATGTGGAATTATTGTGCAAATGCAGACgtttacagatttttttgtttttgcctaaTTGCACCTGATGTAAATAACAATCATTTTATTATCAAAGTATAATAAGTCGGAACTGCTTTGCTCGATTAATAATCATTCAGAAAGAGTTTGGTTTTCAAGCCTTTTGGCAACATTTCATGAGTGTTCTTGAGCATTGGACTTTTTAACAACGCAATTTCACACTAGATTGCAGTCAGATTGTAGGAGCAGTGAGtgttagcacatgaatcgttgacATCTACAGATACAGAGGCGGTCATTTTCAGAGCCACTCGGCTGTAGAATTCAACGCCTCCTTCAGGGATGAGTTGGGTTTCTCTTTGGCAGTGCGTCAGAAAGAGTGAATAGATCTCAAAAATGGAAGAAACGCTCTCTCTGATACACAATTTCCCTGTCAAATGCTGTCCAGCTTTGACAGAATatcctttttatatttaaatgaaggAAGAGATGCTCACAAAGGGAAGTAAAATCCCAAAAACTTTAGAAGTTTGTTGAGTTTGCATTTAGTTATTTTGAATGCATGACAACAGGTGACCATTTCAAActccagaaataaatgtatttatattagggctgtcagtttattattataatttattaaaattaattttaaaaaaattattcactacagttcagatgtttggggtgaatttcttatgctcaccacggctgcattaatttgatctaaaatacagcaaaaagaataatattgggaaatattaccactttttaaaataactgttttcgatTACAGTATATTTTCAAGTCCAATTTATTCCTGCATCATTGTGTCATCATAATTTAGTGTTCAAGAAATATTTCAGAATTATACTAATGTTAAAgacattaattataatattataatattataatatttttatggaaacagtAATAAATTTTTGCAGGATtctttaattaatcaaaagttcaaaataacggatttattattatttattttttaattaaatatcttgctgaccccaaacttgaacAGTAGTGAACTGTTTATGAATAACATTTTTGACACAATTAATAATTCCCCCTAATCCAAATTCACACAATAAAAGACAATTTATATGACAATAAAATCACAATGTGTACTCACTGATTTGCtattataataattgaataatttttaATTGGGGGGCTTTTCTCAGCAACGGAGTAACTGACATTTATTTGATTCAGTAATCAGCATATTGTAATTAATTAGCTTATGTTTAAACGGACAGGCCTAATATCTATACGGCCGCATATCTTATTTCTGCTGTGTGTATTGTGTCCCTGGTTTTGTTCTGGTTTGTAAACAGTGTTACACAGAGCCGTGTTGAGTCAGCTCTTGTCGTTTCTCCCTAGTGGCTTTCCCAGCTCGCGCTTGAGCTCGTGTTACTCAGTGTTGCTGACAGGAACAGCGCTGCTTAGCAAGGACTCAATCAAGATGCAGAGAGTCTTTTCTCAGAGCAGCAGAAAGAGTAGGGAGAGACATGATGTGCTTGTCGTGAAGCTTGGATACACGTGTGATGTCACACTGACTCCATGTGCTTCAGCTCGACTCTTGTTCACCTTCTCTCACTTTTTCTTTCATTCAGGTGTTATTTTGCATCCATGCACTGCAAACTCTTGTCTGAAGATCCACAGAACATTTCTGATCAGTCTTCCATGAGACGTATTTGCGCTGCTTATGAGCATCAGTAAAAATAAGATTCTGCCTTTTTGGTCCTctgttataaatacattatacaagACTAATTTAAACAGGGTACTGCTGATCAAATATTTAAGGTCCgtttttatagaaattaatacttttattcagcaaggatgcatttgctttttttaaagtgacagtaaaggcatttaaaatgctacaaaagatgtatatttctataattaattatccttgtataaatatatattaatatatatatatatatatatatatatatatatatatatatatatatatatatatatatatatatatatatatatatatatatatataaagaataacaAAACTTTTGCCAAATTATgacaaataagaaatgtttcttgatcagcaaatcagaataatttctgaaggacactgaacactggagtaatgatgctgaaaatgtagctttgctgtcacagggataaattacattttaaaatagattaatatataaaaaatagttataaagagtaatacaatttcacaatagtactgtatttactgtattttcgaccaaataaatgcatccttgatgagcacATGAACGACTACCTAGACAGACATTTTTCTTTGGAATAGTGtgaattgttcacaatattaACATGTGGAGAGTaaatcattttgatttcatgtcgaCTAAGTGCTGTATGCATATGGTGTACTTCTAGTCATAAACTGTGATTCATCATGATGAAAATATTAGAGGGTCTGCTGTCATTGTGTTTGTGAACATCCACTGCCTTATAATCGCACAGAACGTTTTGCACTTCATATTTTCCCAAGGTTTTTGCTATGCTTACATGTCAGCCACACTCTGTATCCGTGGATATATCGTTTCACTGTTTTAGAGCTTATATTTACAAAATGATATCTGATGTTTACATcctattaaagtatttattataattgctACTGCTTCTGTATCTTGTGCACCCCAAAGGTTAAAGATCAGTTTGCATGCAAGTCCTCTAAAAAGAAACCTCTGACTAACCTGAACCTAATTTTGTGTCACAGTAGGAGATTTTAACCAGATCCCCATCTGTATCAGGCCTGTTGGTATGTCCCCAAAGTATCTGTTACTTAGCAACACCGCTCTTAATTTAGAACTTTCTTTAATCCACATAATAGGTCAAGCTAGTTTCCACTGGGGAAAAAGATGTGATCGGAGCACTGGTCTCATCTGCTTGTAATAAAT comes from the Carassius auratus strain Wakin unplaced genomic scaffold, ASM336829v1 scaf_tig00025248, whole genome shotgun sequence genome and includes:
- the LOC113078315 gene encoding semaphorin-4G-like, translating into MRQTKQLGFMLTVLGYLIPVIWGFPFGPVLDVDVTPRTTVHVKGLLGCNHFRGAAVNYSSLLLEDGPGLLYVGAREAIYKLDTSNISDTSISVSLEWAASAEQKRQCLSKGKNNQTECYNHVRFLDRYNDTHLYTCGTHAFRPRCAYIDVARFTFVRFEEGKEKCPYDPTKGYTGFITDGEMYSASQYEFRNIPDIRRNFPFPNLRTDDSPTSWLLESDFVGSALLRESTNSSIGDDDKLYFFFTERNIEPTAYSSQTKVARVARVCKGDIGGQRSLQRKWTSFLKARLVCAIPDYELYFNVLRSVFVVEGSSVHDSVLYGVFGLEWRNVKMSAVCHYSLKDVQTAFDGPYMELQDTKWREYTGKVPEPRPGSCITDQHRALLINSSRDLPDNVLNFTQRHALMSRQIQPVGGRPVLLHRGADYTKIAVKQVVGLDGRVYDMLFIGTDEGWLHRAVKIRDRVHIIEELQLFEEKQPINNMVISQKQKSIYVSAASGVVQVPLSSCERYTSCHDCVFARDPFCGWDGRACAEIAAYANRSGLIQDVQMGSRGCTNITSDGFVMHRTRAVMAGDDVLLQCEIRSNLATPRWTLNGRELLGYGVDFGYRTGTDGLLIIGAQNQQSGHYRCYAVENGVWIPVRSYMVQVQPVLPPASHLSGSPTALPENFFTTTTAPTLSPSSVPAEQLLSPPPALLPSRPELQTYRHMEAMYISLVAVLGGLCLVLTVVLLYVSFCGAHNSPSSRKYSQQALSITTATERKRSSHFELKTISSHCNGRAEGRSRALSMDGEFLQMIPADIQTTPSKEPPPAPPLPMPPPLPESEYANGLSATLPSVLRKMNGNSYVLLGQTDSEMTSPLYHSFTEELNRILEKRKHTQLDIQPDESSV